Proteins encoded in a region of the Chitinispirillales bacterium ANBcel5 genome:
- a CDS encoding GGDEF domain-containing protein, whose protein sequence is MKKRPTIGLQISTLHQEYSYGIWSGAANRAAELDINLVIFRCETPNYPVERLHPFTSLYELINPNYLDALILNAGIISNFLSDDEFKHFFYEKYSPLPIVSLGAALQNIPSIIIDNIAGIKEQIDHLVLHHGYTSIGYIRGPANNVDAQIRFNAFKETLHSHNVSLDPRFVFEGIFDRESGGRVIRSLLSGKEPLPQAIISCNDDMAIGAINELLKNNIRVPQDIAITGFDDIALSKYLVPALTTVAQPLVEYGAKAVDVALETINGKVFEKPVIMPTNSVIRRSCGCLPGFMGMIHEEDIGKHKIAKISNDLIATKKNVLEMINEIITNSKLAVSDRYLLFGFSEKIIDAVFVESLSTNRKNELISLITQFSELECNKIESMEVMIEILQVTFISLQDTFGYKQLAGSHKNIFYKAIVILLDTMKNSEGTFKFQQNYRDYQYGELFHTIGTSMNISELRRNIFTVLNHYTIPSFYGAFYDRGSKFYRGGSWKRPQQSFLKIAITDGKLQNCNNRIIDLKQTILPKIPNDKRHTLVVITSFFKQNQFGYFIYELGTRDSFLYDMISYMISSAYRSILLFGARKKAEQKLRVMNQKLHKLSNRDALTGLLNRRGFLKFADKQLKTAKEMNKNCMVVYIDLDNLKPINDLYGHTEGDEAIRATAKILQDVFRGTDTIGRLGGDEFTTLLIADENLICQTIRNRILSAISRYNQQSHKNHTLSMSIGFAVLKDYPDATISELLQIADNRLYEDKLIKKRGAKNIEDGR, encoded by the coding sequence ATGAAAAAAAGGCCCACTATCGGACTCCAAATCAGTACTCTTCACCAGGAGTATTCATATGGCATATGGAGTGGTGCTGCGAATCGGGCTGCAGAACTAGATATCAATCTTGTGATATTTAGATGCGAAACTCCAAATTATCCTGTAGAGCGGCTTCACCCTTTTACATCATTATATGAGCTAATCAACCCTAATTATCTGGATGCTTTGATTCTAAATGCCGGAATAATCAGCAACTTTTTGAGTGATGATGAATTCAAACATTTCTTTTATGAGAAATATAGTCCTCTTCCAATCGTAAGCTTAGGTGCCGCATTACAGAATATCCCCAGCATAATAATTGATAATATTGCCGGCATTAAGGAACAAATAGATCATTTGGTTTTACACCATGGATATACGTCAATAGGATATATCCGCGGGCCCGCAAACAATGTTGATGCTCAAATCCGCTTTAACGCGTTCAAAGAAACACTCCATTCTCACAACGTAAGCCTTGACCCCCGGTTTGTTTTTGAAGGTATTTTTGACAGGGAATCGGGTGGCAGGGTAATTCGTTCACTTCTTAGCGGGAAAGAGCCTCTGCCGCAGGCAATTATCAGCTGTAATGATGATATGGCAATTGGTGCTATAAACGAGCTCTTGAAGAACAACATTCGGGTTCCACAGGACATCGCGATTACTGGCTTTGATGATATCGCTCTAAGTAAATATCTTGTACCTGCACTTACTACTGTCGCGCAACCTCTTGTTGAGTATGGAGCCAAAGCAGTTGATGTGGCACTTGAAACTATCAATGGCAAAGTATTTGAAAAACCAGTGATTATGCCTACCAATAGTGTGATACGCAGATCCTGCGGCTGTTTACCCGGCTTTATGGGTATGATTCATGAAGAGGATATCGGCAAACATAAGATAGCAAAAATATCAAATGATCTGATTGCTACAAAAAAGAATGTACTGGAAATGATAAATGAAATTATTACAAATTCAAAACTGGCTGTTTCTGACCGATATCTGCTTTTTGGTTTTTCGGAGAAAATAATCGACGCGGTGTTTGTTGAGTCACTTTCAACAAACAGGAAAAACGAATTGATTAGTTTGATAACTCAATTCTCTGAGCTGGAATGTAATAAGATTGAGTCAATGGAGGTAATGATAGAAATTCTGCAAGTTACATTCATCTCCTTACAGGATACTTTCGGTTACAAACAGTTAGCGGGTTCACATAAGAATATCTTTTACAAAGCAATAGTAATTCTTCTTGATACAATGAAGAACAGCGAAGGCACATTTAAATTTCAGCAAAATTACCGCGACTATCAGTATGGAGAGTTATTTCATACTATCGGTACATCGATGAACATCAGTGAATTAAGACGAAACATTTTTACTGTATTAAACCACTATACCATCCCATCATTTTATGGGGCCTTTTATGATAGAGGGTCAAAGTTTTACAGAGGAGGTTCATGGAAACGTCCACAGCAGAGTTTTTTAAAGATCGCGATTACAGATGGTAAACTACAGAATTGTAATAACCGAATAATCGACTTAAAACAAACCATACTTCCAAAAATTCCTAACGACAAACGCCATACATTGGTTGTAATCACTTCTTTTTTCAAACAAAATCAATTTGGTTATTTTATATATGAACTGGGTACCAGGGACTCATTTCTCTATGATATGATTTCTTACATGATTAGCAGCGCGTATCGAAGTATACTATTATTTGGAGCCCGGAAAAAAGCTGAACAGAAACTTCGCGTTATGAACCAGAAACTGCATAAACTTTCTAATCGAGATGCACTTACTGGTCTGCTCAATAGAAGAGGCTTTCTAAAATTCGCCGATAAACAGCTTAAGACGGCAAAAGAGATGAATAAAAACTGCATGGTCGTCTACATAGATCTGGATAACCTTAAACCTATAAATGATCTGTATGGACACACAGAGGGAGATGAGGCAATAAGGGCCACTGCAAAGATACTGCAGGATGTATTCCGTGGGACAGATACTATTGGGCGATTGGGTGGTGATGAATTCACGACTCTTCTCATAGCAGATGAAAATTTGATATGCCAAACCATTCGTAACCGAATCCTCTCGGCAATATCCAGGTACAACCAGCAATCCCATAAAAATCATACACTGTCCATGAGTATTGGGTTTGCGGTTCTAAAAGATTATCCGGATGCCACCATTTCTGAATTACTGCAAATTGCAGATAATAGGCTATATGAAGATAAATTGATTAAAAAGAGAGGGGCCAAAAACATTGAAGATGGGAGGTAA